GTAATGGGTCAGGATCCGGAAATACCCGCTACCATCCAGCTGGTGAATCAGTTTTGGATGAACCCTCCCCAATCAATGCAGAAGCTGCCAAGGTTATTGCAGTAACTCTGGTGGAGAAAGTTTGCCCAGAAGTAGCAAATGGAGAATTGTCCTGGCCACCTGAGGAACATGCCAAGACTACCGTTGAACGAGACATTCATGTCCGCCGATGTTTTGAGGCCAATCCTGTGTTGTTCCACCTTCTTCGAGTGGTCGCAGCTGGACGTCCAGCTCTCTGCTATTGCTCTGCTGTTTTAAGGGGACTTCTTGCCACACTATTGGCCCACTGGGAGGCTTCAAGAGAGCCTTCAGTAGCAGATTCCCCTTGGCATCTTCAAGCATCTTGCCTCCTAGTGTCCTGTATGGGAGAAGGTCAGCTTTTGCCACCGGTGCTAAGTAACATCCATGAGGTCTTTCCTCATCTAACCCCATTTGAGGTTAGACTTTTGCTGCTGGGTGTGTGGGAGTACATGCGTGGGAACAGCCCTATGCCACAGAAATTTACTTTTATTGCTGAGAAAGGAATGTTTTTCAGAGATTTCTCTCGAGACGGTGATGTGGCGCGTTACGTCGCACCAATCCACAGTGTACTACACAAGAACATTGACCGGCTTGGACACTTATGTTGGAGGTTTCAGATATAGCAAATGTGTTTTAAGGATAATTGATGTTCATGAGCACTGATATTCTATTTGCCATAAAACTTCCTAGTAGTATTAAGCAGTGTTTATCTATGAATTCCTAAAATACTTTATAGTCAACAACAATCTAAGTGGACTGTACAGCTGATATGATtagttcacttttttttttttttggatcgaGGATCCTTTCAGATTAAACAAAAGTGTGAGTTAACTGAAATGGGAGGAGAAATGCattctttataattttttttttaatggaccaTTAAAAGTACAAGTCTTTTTTCTATCttgtgatgattattattatttttacattagtaattgtttatatgGCTTTGGTAGTGATAGTTTCAGGTTAGAGCTCCTGTTTGGAAACCGAATAATATGTATATAACACAGGTATGAATGCTTTCAAATGCTTTTTTGAATCTTGTTCTTTTCAAAATAACCTGTTCTTTGTAAAGGGGGAAATAAAAAGATTTTGAAAATCTGTTTTGAGTTGCTACGTTCTTTGAGCATTTTGATATATGTTAATATAGGCTAGAGTTAATAAAATAAGGTCAACGTGACAGAAATTTGTTTACAGTACATTTGAATTTCTTTGCGTAAATCATGATTTGCATGCCAGATTTTTACATAAGGAGTCCACAACCTTATTAAAATGACTCTAAagcgtttcatttttaatataaaaatccCGCCAATTATGCGTGGCCACGTACTGAGAACTAACGTTCAAGGCAGTTTCCATGGAGACAAGTCATTCGCGCTTTGATCGAACGAGTTGAGCGCCAGTGGGCGGGATTAATCCAGTCAAACCAAGATGGCGGCTGCCTTCAGTGAAAGGTagattaaatatttatcatcCTGTATTATTTGCTTTCATTTGTGCTGTCCGTTTGTGTTTTCTGCATACGCACCGACACCACGTCGTGTTCATTCATTCGTGATGTGAAAACGCTGAAAATTCATGCAGGTATTATACATGAGGAAGCCGGATGAATGCGTGgctttggatttggatttgaTAGCGTttgaattagctagctagcgacCGTGCTAAATAATACTTGTGCCTTGGTCTGTCTTTATGGTTATTGCCGAAGCTGTTTTATATTAGGCATATTTgtatacatttgtttttaaacaagttGTTCACCCGTCCTGTGCCACTGGCGTCTTTCTTGCATAGCATTATCTGTAATGATTTCTGTTACTAGCTAGCATCGGAAGATGGCCGACTGAATTGATCTAAAATGAATGTGAGGATCTAGTTAAAGCAGTTTTCTTCAGTTCAGTATCCCTGTCCTTTTAACAGCAGACGCACCTGCTTCCAACAGTTGAAGTACCATTTGGACGTTTATGTCTTTGgctccttttgtttttgtgcgtTTGCAGTCATCTCTGACTAATCACTGTTTCAACCGGTTTCAACCGAAAGTACTACTGAGATGTATTTTAGTGTCTTCTTTTCCACATAGgtctgtatgtatataatatttggCATATGTTTAAAAAGTTCCTTCTCATTCCTTGGGATTACAGAATGGTGCTTAAACTTGAAAACTTGTGAAGTATGCATTTTGATTGAGAAGAGTTGAAATGAAGGATAGCGTTTCATATGTAGCATGTTACCTATTAAGTAGACATACATTTAGcattatttcaattatttgagtttttttttttaaggggggGGGGATCCAATAGCATTGTACAAATACAGTACTGAGTTTATAGAAAACAAATACTCCATACCTACTTCCTTATTTTACCTAACTGAAGGATGAAATCTTATCTGAATTCCCCTCCAAGGACtggaaaataagaaatatatcaTTTGCTTAATTGAGGATAATAAAAATATCAGTCACACCTGGGGTGATTTCTACGATACTCCATACATATCACGTTATATAGGTTTGCTTAGAAACTTCTACCAAAACAGTAGTGTTACGTTTAAAAACCTGTTGGAAAACAGAGTCTACAAAAATGtccacaaaaataaattaatcctGAAAAGAATCTTGACTAATTATGTAAAGCTTCAATAACAAATTGAACATCAAATCCATACCATTGCTTCCAGTTAGTCTacaattattcatatttttaaaatgttatgaaAAATATTGTAATATCTACTAAACTATGTTCTGAggtcatttatcacaatatagAGATATTACTCAAACCGCCCAGCCCTAGTTACAGCAGCTGTGAAAGTCCTTAAACAAACAGAACATGATTAACGAatacaactctttttttttttttgtggttctttattttttttgcaacagCATTTATGTCTCCCTTGACCACAGATTTGTGCTTGAAAAGCCGTTTTTCATTTAGTTGAATCTGTATGTATGAATGATGGTatgttttccttctctttctccttgtTCAGAATGGGGCTGCTGTTCGGGATCTGCATCTCGTTGCTTTTAGGCAGCGCCTGTGCTGTGGACCGGGGAAATTTCAAAACCTGCGATCAGAGTGCCTTCTGCAAGTAAGTGATGGCTGCTGGTGATATTAACTGGTTTTCAAATCTAAATTCCATGTACTTTATGCACTGGGGTAAAGTTGACTGtctgtgtattttatgtcgAAACACCACATCCATACACGCTGTGTATTTCAAAACATCATTTGAAGCTTCATGTTGTCTGTCCCCAGGCGTCAGAGGGCCATGAAGCCCGGTCAGTCTCCATACCGAGCTTTACTGGACACTCTGGAGCTCAGTGACTCCAGACTCACTCTACAACTCATCAACGACAACAACAAGgtaaatattgaaataaattcTATCAACCTTTCTATCAAAGATTTTCTGATGTAAATTCAACCAGTATGGTGTTTTCCCAGCagttaaaaaatgtttgtttttttttaaactgtgccTCTGTAACTGTCCCTGATGGCAGGTGCACTTGCTGTTGGAGCTCTATAGGCTGCAGGGGAACATCACtcgtgtaaaaataaatgagctGAAACCCCTGAAGCCTCGATTCGAGGTGCCTGATGTGCTGGTAGGGGAGCCACCCACTGAGCCGTGAGTGTCATTGAACATTGCAGATAACTCTGAAATGCATTATACTTAATTTGTTTGCAGCCTGATGCCTTATGTATGTGTGCTTCTGTCCGGTTTAGTCTCTCAGTGCTGTCTAAGGATGATAACGGTGTGGTTTTGTCTCTGGGGTCGGAGAGCCAGAGGCTGATAGTTAGTGCTCGCCCCTTCAGGCTGGATATCATGGAGGGGCCTGAAGTGCTGCTGTCGCTTAACTCCCGCGGTCTGCTCGCTTTTGAGCACCTGAGGCTGCGGAAAGACACGTGAGTCTCCCATCTGGCCTCGCTTCTATTCTTGCATCTCCTCAGAGGTTTGGTTGAACCACTCGTGTCTGGTCCTTTTCTCTAAGGTCTTTAGATCTGAGTGATCAGATCAGGTTACATTTGTTAATTGTGTTCTCTTAGCAGTGTGggggggaagaggaggagaacatGGTGTAAACAGTTTGATTTGATGTATTTAACATCTGTCTTATAATTATAcaagttaatttaaaaaataaagcagacaTTTGTCTGTTGCATAAGAAGTCACCCTTGGGGTCAATACTTGGCAGAACTACCTTCAGCTTCAAAGTCTTCTGAGACATGTCTCTATCATAGAAGGGAAGAAAGTATATTTTCTTGTATCCAACAGTCCTTATTGTTCCTAatgattttttccccacttttttATTTGGACAAATTTGTTTTAGACATTAATGCTGAGCTTAAAATAATCGGAGCACTTATATTTTCTTGCCTCTGTTCTTGACCTTTAAAAGAACGTTAGGTGGCTATACATGCAAAGAGGAATGCGTGCTGTGAGCTTCCTGTGACTGCATATAAAGAAAGCTGTCTGTGCACTGAGCATTGTTCAGTGTTCCTCAGAATGGAAACTGCGTCTACAAAACGACTGTGGAGTGTAGTACAGTGCTGAGTAAAGAAACATATACATAGACTGCTTGCTGTTTGGAAACTTATCTACAGAACTGAATTATTctgttaatataatatttagtCTGAATTATTCATTCTCAACTTTACCCTTGTGACTTTATCCTtctctctgtgtgcatgtgtgtgcgtgcgtgcatgtgtgtgtgtgggcgtgcaTGCATCACAGTCAGGCAGACCCAGAGAGTGCAGAAGTGAAAGAGAATGTTGATGGAGCTGAGGAGCAGGACACTGAAGAAAAGGtgctgtgtgtgaggagagagagaaattaccTGTTTAGTTTTGTGTTCTGTCACAATACactttatcatcattatcatcattgcTCATTGTTTTTATAACCCTGTTTTACTCACTGGAcatgaaaagctttttttttttttttttttttttttttttttttttaacaccagtGAAAtacttaattaaaattttttaattagtttgcTGAAAAGCTTTGAAACTGTAGTGGCCCTTGTAGGTGCTTTGATAGCAGGACCTCAGCAAAAGTATTGTGATGTATTTTTACATATGGCCCACCCTAACCAGAGCCAtttctttgtgtctttgtgCCACAGGCAGAAGACGGGGGGAAagataaagaagaaaaagatgatGGTTTGTGGGAGGAGACGTTTAAGTCTCACACGGACAGTAAACCCAATGGTGTGTGAGCTCAGTATGATGTAgtcgtgtttttaaaaaaacaaaaaccacacacaatACAGGAAATAAGAGATCCATTTTTTTATATGCAGTACTTTAATAATCAGGCTTTTCACTTTTCCGAGCAGTGTACTGCACATGGACTGAGGTTAGATTTAATTAGAATTGTCTGAGATGTAATTAGAAGAGAGTTCACTTTTCTGAACATGGCCAGATATCTTAATTGTGCAGAACACCTTTGTTTGCAAGCACTACAGTTTGGATAGTAACCTCTCCCTTCCTCAGGGCCAACGTCGATTAGTTTAGACTTCTCCTTGCCTGGAGTAGAACATGTATATGGCATACCAGAGCATGCGGACAACCTTAAACTCAAAACCACAGAGTGAGTACACATAAAGAGCTGCTGGATTGCTGTATAGTTTCAttttatacagtactgtgaaaaagtatttcctgatttctaCTGTTTGTGTACATCTCGTATTAATAATTGTACAACTCCAAATGAAATACGacataaaaacaaaggcaagctGAGTAAACAtacaatgcagtttttatttattattttattttattgaagcaaaaaagttatcctgCACCGATCACCGATGTGAAAGACTAATTGcctccttaaacttaaaatctggttgtgctgCCTTTAGCAACAATCACTGCAAGCagttctgataactggagatcaatcTAGGTCttggatttactcctatgctttggatcattgttttgctgcgtAATCCAGCTGTGCTTGTGTTTCagcttacggactgaagaccggacactctcctttaggattttatGGTAGAAAGCAGAATTAATGTTCCCTCAAGTATTACAatttgcccaggccctgaagcagcaaagcatccccacagcatcacacttccagcaccatgcttgaccataagTATGATTTTCtatttgtggaattctgtgtttggtttacaccagatgtaacgggacacctgtcttccaaaccattccacttttgactcatcagtccacagaacattctcccaaaaggtttgaggatcatcagggtgtgttttggcaaaattcagacgagccttaatgttcttctggtttagcagtggttttcacctcactaCTCTTCCatagatgccatttttgcccagtgtctttctgatagtggagttaTGAACAGTgccctttattgatgcaagaacTGTAGGTTCtttgttgtccttggctcttttgtgacttgctggatgagtagttgctgtgctcctggaggaattttggaaagtCGGCTACTTTTGGAAAGCTTCcttactgtgccaagtttttccatttggagataatggctctcactgtggttctttggagtcccagagcctttgaatagctatgtaacccttcccagactgattgAAATAAATcaccttcctcatcatttctgaaatttctttcaactttgtcagtgtgttactggataagaccttttaaccagcttcatgctgttgaaaaagttctatttaaatgttgatttgattgaacagggtttgcagtaatcaggcctggttgtgtcaggtccagctgaaccccattgcgattgcagtttcatagatttgagaactacgggggcaaatacatttttacacaggcccagttggtattggaaaccccccccccccccctttcccttTCTCCCctccaataaataacattatcatttaaaaactctgTTTGCCCttggttgcctttgttttatctccTGAAATAATTTGGTATGAAAGatacacaaaagcagaagaaatcaatacaaaatacgtttacagcactgtactttgtatttattattttgatagTCAGATGGTTTGCCATTAAAGTTTTCAACAGTGAATGTTGTGAATATtaactgttttttccccctctgcaTACTTATGATTTTGCTTTGTTTCATTGCTGCAGTGGGGGAGACCCGTACAGGTTGTACAATCTGGATGTGTTCCAGTATGAGCTCTATAACCCCATGGCCTTATATGGATCAGTGCCAGTCATGCTGGCCCATAATGCTCAGAGGACCATGGGTATCTTCTGGTTAAATGCTGCTGAGACCTGGGTGGACATCAGCTCCAACACTGCTGGCAAAGTAGGGAgtgttattttgtatttttgagTTATAGAGCATAAACATAATGCTAGTCTGTGCACTGTGACTCATCAGAACATTGCAAAGTTTGTGATATCAAATACATAATGTAAGAAATAAAGCATGACATGGGGAAAATGATCAGTGAGTGGTGTGATTCTATTGCCACCTCAAATTTGTTTATTTCCCATTTATTTTAGTTAATAATTTGAGATAGTTAACATACTTTTATAGTTTTTCACTGAGCATTTGTCAATTGGATGTGAGTGCAGCGTCTGATTGAAGGTCAAACATGCAGAAGATGATGTTATGAGATCCAGGATATTGGATTCTGAGAGTTTATTTCTGAATGCAGCCTCAGTGATCTCGTTTCACTTCTCATTTTATGCACAGTATGAAAGGAGGCAGACACAGACTTGTCCTGTGATGTAGTCTTAATATTGTGCAATACATTGTAGAGCAATCAATTGACCGATTAATCTGCACGATAACCAATTGCTCACTGATAGTTTTCCCCGGTTGCATTGTGTAAGCGGCTCAGAAGggtctgctgtcattatacagtatgagagcagcctctagaggctaaataaaaacaatcactgACAatttttggatgtctctatttttatttgttatttgtagtgttactttttggttcagtttgaatgtatatattttatttatttcttaatttaatatttattattaatcaacATGTATtaatctttatttcattttaaaaaaagtacagtacattttcatcgtacagtcagtactgtttatttttgtaataaagttcagcagtgTTTTAATTCAATTGTATCAATTTAAAAACTATCCGTTGATTAATTGGTTATCTGCAGGTACTGCCCCACTTAGCGGATTTTACTGATAACTATTGGCCGACCTCTAATAAAAAGTTTGCATTTGTTATGTGGTTTATATTTTTCCTCTTGAGGTAAATACTGAGTTTTGCTAATTCACTCTCTAACAAACTGTTGCTGTTTCTCCTGCTCTTTGTTGCAGACTGTGTTTGGGAAGATGCTGGACTTTGTTCAGGGCTCCAGTGAGACTCCTCAGACTGACGTTCGCTGGATCTCTGAGAGTGGCATCATCGACGTATTTATCATGCTTGGGCCAAAACCATCTGATGTGTTCACACAATATGCCTCACTTACAGGTACACATGCTGTCCATTCTGTAAAGCTTTTAGGCCCTCTGCTCTGTACCTTGATGCCAAGTCACTACATTAATCTTAATAACTATAATTAAATGCATCTTGGGGCTCTTTCAACCCAACTGCAGAATGTAAACCAAAACATGCCATGTATTTTGggatattttttccccccacatagTACCATGTTTAAGGGCCATAGAAATGGATTATTCAGAATCTGTACTTAGAGTGCGCAAacattcatattttaaatcTTTGCATGTCAACAGCCACTGGTTACTTAACGTTTTAACTTTAGTTTTCCtgcctttctttcatttctatacacacatacaccaggCACCCAGGCCTTCCCTCCTCTGTCTGCGCTGGCCTACCATCAGTGTCGCTGGAACTACAATGACCAGGATGATGTGAAGGCAGTGGACCAAGGCTTTGACGAACATGACATCCCATATGACTACATCTGGCTGGACATCGAGCACACAGATGGCAAGCGCTACTTCACCTGGGACCCTCACAAGTTCCCACAGCCCAAAGAGATGCTGCAGAACATCATGGACAAGAGACGCATGGTCAGTCTGAGCATAGCACATGTTGCCTACTTAGTAAAGTTTAACAAGTAAAAAATTTACTTTACAAAAAGCTCTTgccatgattaaaaaaaacacacagtacaaGTAAATAagagatcctttttttttttttttttttttttttttttttaaatgcagtacTATAATAATCATGATTAATTACCATGCGCAAGACTTAATTCATTATGTTGAGAATATATGTTTACATATCAAAGAATGATGCATATGGTTTGAGTGATTTTTAATTTCAGTCTTAGTCTTCAGTTTTAAATGGCTCTTAGGTACACTTACACCCACATTTGTATGTTGCTGATATTTATCAAGATATAAACCTGATATTCAAGTATTCAAGACTTATGAAATTGAGGTCTAACTGTGCAGAACAACAGAAGTTGCATCAGAATAAAGTATGGCATAAATGGGCTGAGCAGGCATGTCTTCCAAAAAGGTAAACTGTAGAATTGTAGAAATGTGAAGAATCTGAATCCCCTGAAATACTGTCCTTGCCAGATGGTGGCCATCGTAGACCCTcatattaaagtggacagtggcTACAAGATCCACAACGAGCTAACTGCCAAAAACTTCTACGTCAAAAACAAAGATGGCAGAGACTACGAGGGGTGGTGCTGGCCAGGTCAGAGTGATGTCTGCAGACAATAATATGTACACACATATGtctttattaatgaatattgtGAATGATCTGATTCACATTATTGTGTAACTCAAAGTtgctcttcctttctttctcacatACAGGAAACTCTGGTTATCCAGACTTCACTAGACCAGAGATGAGAGCCTGGTGGGCCAGTATGTTTGCATTTGATCAGTATGAGGTAAGACTATTTTTTTGCAGTACATCACATTTAAACTGGCATAGGCTTATCAAACATAGTCCTCTATACTAGTCCCAAGCCCTGTCATTTTCTTCTACCCATTACTTTCTGTTTTCTGCAGCCCACCATCTGTACAAGCTTTTAGCACGTTAGAAGGCATATTACTGTTTGTTCCAGACGTAGCCAAAAACATACCTGAGCCAACACCCGGTCAAAGTAAGactaattaaatgaatgaaagattaattaaaaagagaaaaaataaaagtttggaTTAGTCTATGACTAAAGACAGTTCAGAAGTATggcatttcatttaaatacacTACCTAAATAAGATgggtatataaaaataaataccccTTAAACAACTGCAGCCATAACAAAACAAACTTGCCTGAAGTTAGCCAGCCTACTAAACATTTGCTTACTTGTTTTGACTAAACAAATGTGTATAAGGTCCATGACTAACCTTTTAATGCTGCTTTTCCTACATTACCTGAGCAGTAAATTCCTCCAGTAGACAAAATAAATTGCCTAACAAAAAATTAAACCGCTCAAGCTGTTATGCAGCAgcatttcttttctgttttgctgACATGTGTTGTTTAAAGTAATGTATACCTAAGTGCTATttctgatcagtcagaaggGTTTaattctctaacagcagctttgacggTAGTTCCGACTGCAAttcaaaccacaggtttatattaatgtgttcgTTCTGAtccgttattgtttctatagtaacaacttgcacagggacttgtatggcagacgctCCACACACATTGATTTTGATTGTGGATATGGTGACAGCACTTTCCAACAGATGAAGCTGTTTTTCGACACAGCAAGTGGGTTGCTGTACCTTAGTAACTGGACACActggattttattattttttaaattatttttattaataaaagggagagctggtgagggaacgagtgttttatacctgctataatgtaagtgaagGAACTACTTTTTCAGATGTTCCACAAGATTAAGTGTAactaaacagattaaaaaatacagtgaaatttttttgtgtgtgtaatatatatatatatatatatatatatatatatatatatatatatatatatatatatatatatatatatatatatatatacacattttatatatatatgtatgtatgtatgtatatgtgtgtgcgtgtgtgtgtatatacagtatctcacaaaagtgagtacacccctcacatttctgtatttgtcttgtataacagtgtaaatttgctgtcccctcaaaataactcaacacacagccattaatgtctaaaccgctggcaacaaaagtgagtacacaaatttacactgttacacaagctgtacactcactactttacattgtagcaaagtgtcatttcttcagtcacatgaaaagatataatcaaatatttacaataatgtgaggggtttactcacttttatgagatactgtatgtatatgtcaTGGATTGTTTATTTCCATTTAACAAGCTTCCcccttttgttttattccttactattAGGTTTATGTTTAGATGTTAATGCCAACTTCTACCTTTTAATCTCACAAAAATAAGGTAGTGCATCTTGTGATGGCTGCAACCTCCGATTTTCAGAATGGTGACCTATGTAGCAACAGTAATCGGTGTCCAGGTCTTGTGATTGTCCCATTCTGGTATTAGGCATCAACCAGAGGATGGATTCCacttttgattttctttttaatttatgttTTCTTTGTAAAGTTTTACATAGTTGTCTTTGACATTTTCACTAGAGGTCTAGTccagattttatatatacaggGTGGTCCAAAATTCTCCATAtatataggggactatgtatTCCAGCACCAcagtcggttgtgccttcgtcagtggatgtatgtggatgtccacttctcggttggtccgcaacGCTTCCAGTCTGTTTGAATTTGTTAAGTTTGACaaaagtgtgtgatgtgttaGCCAGGTTTCCTGTTAAAGTACATTGCAActttgcgacagcttcctgatccagtcATGAGAAATTCAATacgttcttttgtcaaaggcgttcttaaagtctatctggaaaaaatatatataaactaagtatgacaTTTTGGAAGATATTTTGCAAAAAAGTATTAATTTTCCCTATGTATGGAGTCTTTTGGGATACGCTTTATAGAGCTGTATAGCTGTAATGTAGCAAACATAACTTAACAAAAACCAAcccaacattaataataaattaaaattcacCCTTGTCTAGAGAAAACCGGCAAAAGTTATAGTTAATAGTTGTCTTCTTTGCTCAAACTTTAGGGTTCGATGAAGAACTTGTACACTTGGAACGATATGAATGAGCCGTCCGTGTTCAATGGCCCAGAGGTCACCATGTACAAAGACGCAGTACATGGCAACTGGGAACACAGAGACCTCCACAACCTCTACGGCCTCTACGTGGTGAGCTAGAGTTCATCTCAGTTTATTTGCTAATGTAGTgggtatttgttttatttttattttttttggtgtctTGTTCTTTTAGAATAAATATCCATAATTCTCTAAACAAGGATTCTGCCATCACATATTTGGCACAAATCCTCAACTCATTGTTTCTGTCCTGGGTAGCAAAGGGCCACAGTTGAAGGTCTGATCCAGAGGTCTGGGGGAACAGAGCGGCCATTTGTTCTCACTAGAGCCTTCTTTGCTGGCTCACAGAGATATGGTTAGTACTGAGAACACCCTCCTTGACATACTGGGAGAAAAGTTTTTTGTAACAGTGAAGTGACACATGgtgcatgttttcatttatgtaCATGCACAGGCGCTGTGTGGACTGGAGATAATGCAGC
The window above is part of the Ictalurus punctatus breed USDA103 chromosome 8, Coco_2.0, whole genome shotgun sequence genome. Proteins encoded here:
- the ganabb gene encoding neutral alpha-glucosidase AB isoform X2, producing MGLLFGICISLLLGSACAVDRGNFKTCDQSAFCKRQRAMKPGQSPYRALLDTLELSDSRLTLQLINDNNKVHLLLELYRLQGNITRVKINELKPLKPRFEVPDVLVGEPPTEPLSVLSKDDNGVVLSLGSESQRLIVSARPFRLDIMEGPEVLLSLNSRGLLAFEHLRLRKDTQADPESAEVKENVDGAEEQDTEEKAEDGGKDKEEKDDGLWEETFKSHTDSKPNGPTSISLDFSLPGVEHVYGIPEHADNLKLKTTDGGDPYRLYNLDVFQYELYNPMALYGSVPVMLAHNAQRTMGIFWLNAAETWVDISSNTAGKTVFGKMLDFVQGSSETPQTDVRWISESGIIDVFIMLGPKPSDVFTQYASLTGTQAFPPLSALAYHQCRWNYNDQDDVKAVDQGFDEHDIPYDYIWLDIEHTDGKRYFTWDPHKFPQPKEMLQNIMDKRRMMVAIVDPHIKVDSGYKIHNELTAKNFYVKNKDGRDYEGWCWPGNSGYPDFTRPEMRAWWASMFAFDQYEGSMKNLYTWNDMNEPSVFNGPEVTMYKDAVHGNWEHRDLHNLYGLYVQRATVEGLIQRSGGTERPFVLTRAFFAGSQRYGAVWTGDNAAEWDHLKISIPMCLSLGLVGISFCGADVGGFFKTPSTELLVRWYQTGAYQPFFRAHAHLDTPRREPWLFGPENAALIREVVRQRYALLPYWYEQFYHTYRTGQPVMRPLWVEYPKDTATFTIDNEFLIGRDLLVHPVTEEGARGVTAYLPGSGEVWYDVHTFQKHSGAQSLYIPVTMSSIPVFQRGGSIIPRKVRVRRSSACMEDDPYTLYVALGPQRVAEGKLYIDDGHTFDFQAKKEFVHRSLTFSNNALTSENLCLDCKFNTKSWIEKIFILGASKPNKVTLQMDGRNIDIEFEFDASMSMLTLRKPGMSAAADWTILLQ
- the ganabb gene encoding neutral alpha-glucosidase AB isoform X1, which translates into the protein MAAAFSERMGLLFGICISLLLGSACAVDRGNFKTCDQSAFCKRQRAMKPGQSPYRALLDTLELSDSRLTLQLINDNNKVHLLLELYRLQGNITRVKINELKPLKPRFEVPDVLVGEPPTEPLSVLSKDDNGVVLSLGSESQRLIVSARPFRLDIMEGPEVLLSLNSRGLLAFEHLRLRKDTQADPESAEVKENVDGAEEQDTEEKAEDGGKDKEEKDDGLWEETFKSHTDSKPNGPTSISLDFSLPGVEHVYGIPEHADNLKLKTTDGGDPYRLYNLDVFQYELYNPMALYGSVPVMLAHNAQRTMGIFWLNAAETWVDISSNTAGKTVFGKMLDFVQGSSETPQTDVRWISESGIIDVFIMLGPKPSDVFTQYASLTGTQAFPPLSALAYHQCRWNYNDQDDVKAVDQGFDEHDIPYDYIWLDIEHTDGKRYFTWDPHKFPQPKEMLQNIMDKRRMMVAIVDPHIKVDSGYKIHNELTAKNFYVKNKDGRDYEGWCWPGNSGYPDFTRPEMRAWWASMFAFDQYEGSMKNLYTWNDMNEPSVFNGPEVTMYKDAVHGNWEHRDLHNLYGLYVQRATVEGLIQRSGGTERPFVLTRAFFAGSQRYGAVWTGDNAAEWDHLKISIPMCLSLGLVGISFCGADVGGFFKTPSTELLVRWYQTGAYQPFFRAHAHLDTPRREPWLFGPENAALIREVVRQRYALLPYWYEQFYHTYRTGQPVMRPLWVEYPKDTATFTIDNEFLIGRDLLVHPVTEEGARGVTAYLPGSGEVWYDVHTFQKHSGAQSLYIPVTMSSIPVFQRGGSIIPRKVRVRRSSACMEDDPYTLYVALGPQRVAEGKLYIDDGHTFDFQAKKEFVHRSLTFSNNALTSENLCLDCKFNTKSWIEKIFILGASKPNKVTLQMDGRNIDIEFEFDASMSMLTLRKPGMSAAADWTILLQ